The Arachis hypogaea cultivar Tifrunner chromosome 14, arahy.Tifrunner.gnm2.J5K5, whole genome shotgun sequence DNA window ataactatcagtataatttttttatgctaatatataactatatttttatatacatagagagaaaaaatattatttttaaataacaagtataaaaattaattatttttatttgtacaacagacttaacacctaattaaatataaaagtatacatgttaaattatttcaaattttagataacgaatattaaaattaattattaataaaaaattagacttttttatataaaaataataactaaaaatcttattatttattttttatctataaatattttgattttcttaACCAGAAATTTTTGTCAagctacaattttttttataaatcttttgtgtcatgcataatctatattattaaaataaattagatcgtaattttaaaaaatatatatttccataatattattacagataaaaatattagtaataaattaaaaaaatctatatataGTCGATATgcagctttacacgtgcctatgTTTTCAGAGGGGGAAAACAAATGCAGATAATTGCGGTTGTGAATATCTGTGGGATGCACATGCTATGGGGGCTTTCATATGGTGGTTATGGAATTAATAAGAATTAAGTACTGTACTACAAGGTAATCAAGACCAAATGAATCTGCAATTAGGATACAGAATTCAAAACCTTTCATGATACCATGTAtcagacaaaaaataataaaaagtacaaATTTTATTCTGATAACTTAAACTGGtatacaaaattaataaataaaagaaaaaagacagcaatttaatttttcaatttaccTTGCTATTTCAATCAATCTTACTGACGGTGATGATGATCGATCATTAATCATATAACATACAATTGTTTAGAATGCTTGTTTGTGCAAAACCACAAAATATATAACTTCAAAtcaaaccaacttgggttggtcgagtggtcagcttactcgttcgcttaagcaagtgtcgggagtttgaatcccgccttgtgcatgcagcaacccattggtcagcggcagacccttaaatggagttcaaATCTGCGGATTAATTCTTGACCTGTCGGGTTGGAGGATACTgtgggaaacaaaaaaaatatatatatataacttcaaatcaaattattattttatagaaAGATGTTATTATTGGTGATGACTGTTATAGATTATATTATTAGTAGTGTTCGTTTGTCTAGAAAATTAaacaatcaaaataaattataaatagtaAATTTAGGGattaaattagtattttaaaattttgaggaTCAATTTAAATAATTGTTATTGACGTGTACCCCATAAACTTGGAGATAAGATCAGAATTAAAATCGGCCATAAAGTTCGGAAACAAACAATCACATCTGAAGCAACCACTTGACCGAAAACACGCACAAGTCAAACACTATCCCCTAGCCGTTATCAACAGCAACGGAACTCACTATCTAAACCCTTAATATCGGAACAAACAAGCAATACATGACACTGCATTCATCTATAAAACCAAACACCAATAGCCCAGAAAAGAGAGGTTACACAACTCGCTTTAGTTTGTTTCATTTACTCTCTGATAATTCTCATTcttacttgagcgttggagtattttttgcaggtgctcccgccgCCATATTTCGAGAGGCCGAGGTTTTCTTATAACGCCACTCCCTGGACGACATATAGCTCTTTCCAGACATCAAGCAGATAACTTAGGCGTCGTATACTTCAGTTCATCCAGGACGGAACATTTGGCGACCACCCCGAAGCAGTTAATCTAACCCCACTCTTCCTTATATATTGcactttattttttctcttttacacAGGTTTCTCCAACCTTTTAACATGGCCGACAACGGAATCCACCAGCTCACTCAGGCCGAACTCTTGGCCCAGATGGCCGAACTACAAGCAGAAGTCAAACGACTTGCTGAGTTGTCCACCCAGAACAGCGGCAATAAGCATGATGAAAAGGGCCCAAGCAAAGGCAGTACAGACCTACTAAGTGTAAACCCACCAAAAGAGAAGTTTACCTTAGACAACCCTTTCTCGGAGGAAATCACCAACTACCAAATGCCAAAGAATTTCAAGCTACCTTCTTCGCTTGAGCCATATAAGGGGATTGGTGACCCCCAGGCTCATATTAAGAAATTTCAATCTATGATGTTTTTCAATGGCCCTAACAATGAACCTGTTCTTTGTAGAGCTTTTCCTACCTACCTCGACGGCGCTGCGTtactttggttttcaaaattacCTGCAGGTTCGATCTCTTCCTTTGAAGAACTGGCGAAGTCCTTCATAGACTACTTCGCTGTAGCACGGATATACGTGCACGGATCCGATTATCTCGGCACCATCCGCCAAGGTCCCCAAGAAAGCCTGAAAGACTATCTGACCAGATTTGCAGAAGCAACAATGGAAATACCCGATCTGGACCCCGCTGTCCACCTACATGCCCTCAAGGCCGGCCTCCGACCGGGAAAATTCAGAGAGACAATCGCAGTCACCAAGCTGAAGACATTAGAGGAGTTCCGAGAAAGAGCAGCTGGACAGATGGAGATTGAAGAACTCTATGAGGCCAACAGAACAGAAAGAAAACCTAGAAGGGA harbors:
- the LOC112742150 gene encoding uncharacterized protein, with the protein product MADNGIHQLTQAELLAQMAELQAEVKRLAELSTQNSGNKHDEKGPSKGSTDLLSVNPPKEKFTLDNPFSEEITNYQMPKNFKLPSSLEPYKGIGDPQAHIKKFQSMMFFNGPNNEPVLCRAFPTYLDGAALLWFSKLPAGSISSFEELAKSFIDYFAVARIYVHGSDYLGTIRQGPQESLKDYLTRFAEATMEIPDLDPAVHLHALKAGLRPGKFRETIAVTKLKTLEEFRERAAGQMEIEELYEANRTERKPRREDDRMPRSANNKELGKPFKLTPKFDNCTRFNTRREKIIKEIINAKIIKPPARAGSYQDQRFVDKSKHCAFHQKYRHTTDECVIAKDLLERLARQGLLDKYIEGRKRKEDDRDKEECQQASGNKEANK